In one window of Zhongshania aliphaticivorans DNA:
- a CDS encoding pseudouridine synthase, with protein MQETDHISTPAEQLEILYQDEDLIAINKPNGLLVHRSPIDRHETRFAIQLLRDQIGQYVYPAHRLDKPTSGVLLFGLNPQAAKELGELFSSHHIVKTYLAVVRGYCPTDGHIDHDLPEVRDSRITKSKPAAPQAAITDFQLLAQHQLKAEIETYPQSRYSLLALQPQTGRRHQLRRHLKHISHPIIGDAKYGRGRHNRYFAEQLQCPRLLLHATQQRFLHPKTKKNITINAPIDPCFSSLMTRFNWQHVLPDEWQHQKVTKL; from the coding sequence ATGCAAGAAACTGACCATATTTCCACGCCAGCGGAACAACTTGAAATCCTATATCAAGACGAAGACCTAATTGCCATTAACAAGCCTAACGGCCTTTTGGTGCATCGCAGCCCAATTGATCGCCATGAAACGCGCTTTGCCATCCAGCTTCTACGGGATCAAATAGGGCAATACGTCTATCCCGCCCATCGCTTAGACAAGCCAACCTCTGGGGTTCTACTTTTTGGCCTCAACCCGCAGGCTGCCAAAGAGCTTGGGGAATTATTCAGTAGCCACCACATTGTCAAAACATACCTTGCTGTGGTGCGTGGATACTGCCCAACAGACGGACATATAGACCATGATTTGCCAGAAGTTAGAGACAGTCGCATTACAAAAAGCAAACCAGCAGCCCCTCAAGCTGCCATCACCGACTTTCAACTATTAGCTCAGCATCAACTCAAGGCTGAAATTGAAACCTACCCCCAATCGCGTTATTCGCTTCTTGCATTACAGCCTCAAACTGGACGACGCCATCAATTACGCCGCCATTTAAAGCATATATCTCACCCTATAATTGGCGACGCAAAGTATGGGCGAGGACGCCACAATCGCTATTTCGCAGAGCAACTTCAGTGCCCTAGACTGCTACTACATGCCACACAACAGCGTTTCTTGCACCCCAAAACCAAGAAAAATATCACCATAAATGCTCCCATAGACCCCTGCTTTTCTAGTCTAATGACGCGTTTTAATTGGCAGCATGTTCTACCCGATGAATGGCAACACCAAAAGGTTACAAAACTATAA
- a CDS encoding SRPBCC family protein, whose protein sequence is MVNKYLCKTVDMTFFDTAPFRYIAEVEVKASAEDVFASFENADDWPRWAMPIQKVEWTAPTPFGIGTTRTVSMVGGLVGYEEFIAWEPGREMAFCFTHGSKDNIESFAERYEVSVVNEQYCRVRWTMAMKPKGFSKYFLPVFSPAMHLWVKVLLRKFARLVEGRRASA, encoded by the coding sequence GTGGTAAATAAATATCTATGCAAAACCGTTGATATGACATTTTTTGATACAGCTCCATTTCGTTATATCGCAGAAGTAGAGGTGAAAGCCAGTGCTGAAGATGTTTTTGCGTCATTTGAAAACGCTGATGACTGGCCACGGTGGGCTATGCCTATTCAAAAGGTGGAGTGGACTGCTCCAACGCCCTTTGGTATAGGTACAACTCGTACCGTTAGCATGGTTGGTGGCCTTGTTGGTTATGAGGAATTTATCGCGTGGGAACCTGGCCGGGAAATGGCTTTTTGTTTTACTCACGGTAGTAAAGATAATATTGAATCATTTGCAGAACGTTATGAGGTCAGCGTGGTTAATGAACAGTATTGTCGGGTGCGATGGACGATGGCAATGAAGCCTAAAGGGTTTAGTAAATATTTTCTTCCTGTTTTTAGTCCTGCCATGCACTTGTGGGTGAAGGTGTTGTTGCGCAAATTTGCTCGTTTAGTGGAAGGTCGCCGTGCGTCAGCTTAA
- a CDS encoding YtfJ family protein, whose product MSAIKNIVLSLSLLALPVLSNALELGGNLPSLDVPSKGELLIDGKEVQHQPWSTNQITTGTPALIFHLAARMSSDSIIAPLKKRLDENNYEPDSFQSISIINLNDALWGTSGLVSNELEKNKREHPQAILVADDEGRGLDAWQLKKGTVAIILVDLNGEIRYLKQGKLNDDDINTIITLLDEEIAKSKI is encoded by the coding sequence ATGTCAGCAATTAAAAATATTGTACTAAGCCTCTCTCTTTTAGCATTACCAGTGCTAAGTAATGCTTTAGAGCTTGGAGGAAACCTTCCCAGCTTAGATGTGCCATCGAAAGGTGAGTTATTAATAGACGGAAAAGAGGTGCAACATCAACCTTGGTCTACAAACCAAATAACTACCGGTACTCCGGCATTGATTTTTCATTTGGCCGCAAGAATGTCTTCAGACTCTATTATCGCCCCGCTGAAAAAGCGCTTGGATGAAAATAATTACGAGCCTGATAGTTTTCAATCAATTAGCATCATAAACCTAAACGACGCACTTTGGGGTACCTCAGGCTTAGTAAGTAATGAGCTTGAAAAGAACAAGCGCGAACACCCTCAAGCGATACTGGTTGCCGATGACGAGGGGCGCGGACTAGATGCTTGGCAATTAAAAAAGGGAACCGTTGCTATTATCTTGGTCGATCTCAACGGCGAAATTCGCTATCTAAAACAAGGCAAGCTTAATGATGATGACATCAACACCATCATCACGCTACTTGACGAAGAAATAGCAAAAAGTAAAATTTAA
- a CDS encoding ion transporter, with product MATASIKMRLHRIIFGTEPGAGRNFDILLIVIILSSVGALFVDSVENIHQKYGDFLFAAEVFFTILFTLEYAARIYCSPDRRAYIFSFYGIVDLLATIPTYLSIFLPGAQHLLVIRIFRVLRVFRVFKLFNYMSEANVLIRSLISSRRKISVFLISVLTLIVVFGALMYLIEGPKSGFTSLPRSMYWAIVTVTTVGYGDIAPRTPLGQLVAAMAMITSYAIIAIPTGILSAELIQESQRAITNRQCDNCKKFGHEKESKYCRHCGEKLSPPS from the coding sequence ATGGCAACAGCGAGTATTAAAATGCGGCTGCACCGCATCATTTTCGGCACTGAACCTGGTGCTGGCAGAAATTTTGACATATTGCTTATTGTCATCATTTTAAGCAGTGTGGGTGCATTATTTGTTGATTCCGTAGAAAATATTCACCAGAAATATGGCGATTTCTTATTTGCTGCTGAAGTCTTTTTTACCATTCTGTTTACGCTAGAATACGCCGCACGTATTTATTGCTCACCGGATCGCCGCGCCTATATATTTAGCTTTTATGGCATCGTAGACCTACTTGCCACCATTCCAACCTACTTATCGATTTTTTTACCCGGCGCTCAACATTTACTCGTCATTCGTATATTTCGTGTGCTGCGAGTATTCCGCGTTTTTAAACTCTTTAACTATATGAGTGAGGCTAATGTCCTCATCCGCTCACTGATTTCTTCACGCAGAAAAATATCCGTATTCCTTATCTCTGTACTGACATTAATCGTGGTTTTCGGGGCGCTGATGTATCTTATCGAAGGCCCCAAAAGCGGTTTCACTAGCCTACCCCGCAGTATGTATTGGGCCATAGTTACCGTCACTACCGTTGGTTATGGCGACATAGCCCCACGGACACCTTTAGGACAACTGGTCGCCGCCATGGCAATGATTACCAGTTACGCAATCATCGCCATACCGACGGGTATTCTCAGTGCCGAGTTGATTCAGGAAAGCCAACGAGCAATCACTAATCGACAATGCGACAACTGCAAAAAATTTGGCCATGAAAAGGAGTCCAAATATTGTCGACATTGTGGTGAAAAGCTATCACCACCAAGCTAA
- the bioA gene encoding adenosylmethionine--8-amino-7-oxononanoate transaminase has translation MSDYQNASTEEWLQWDKDHIWHPYSSMLNPAKMVPIVSAKGVRLTLADGTELIDGMSSWWSAIHGYNHPKLNAAATKQLQAMSHVMFGGITHPAAAELGKRLVDLTPPPLSKVFISDSGSVAVEVAIKMALQYWYSIGNQNKTRLIALRNGYHGDTFGAMATCDPVTGMHHLFNKVLPSHIFVESPPTAFGEAASDDDLSAMTAALQEHHHELAAVIVEPVVQGAGGMRFYSGDYLRRLRSLCDEYNVLLIFDEIATGFGRTGKLFACEHAGISPDIMCLGKALTGGYLSLAATLCNDRIAEGICHGEAGVFMHGPTFMGNPLACSIANASIELLLSSDWESNIRRIEKILSRELSKAVNLPSVADVRCLGAIGVIELKDSVDMASIQARFIDKGIWIRPFGKLVYTMPPYIINDTDLIQLCQHLVAAVAEEE, from the coding sequence ATGTCTGATTACCAAAATGCCAGCACAGAAGAATGGCTTCAGTGGGACAAAGATCACATCTGGCACCCCTACTCATCAATGCTAAACCCAGCCAAAATGGTCCCTATTGTTTCTGCAAAAGGCGTTAGACTCACTCTAGCTGATGGCACAGAGCTTATCGATGGCATGTCTTCTTGGTGGTCCGCCATTCATGGATACAATCATCCCAAACTCAATGCTGCTGCAACTAAACAGCTGCAAGCCATGTCACACGTCATGTTTGGTGGCATCACTCATCCGGCAGCCGCTGAGCTTGGTAAACGCTTGGTAGACCTAACACCCCCCCCGCTCAGCAAAGTGTTCATCTCTGATTCTGGGTCTGTTGCCGTTGAGGTTGCCATCAAAATGGCACTGCAGTACTGGTACTCCATCGGTAATCAAAACAAAACTCGCTTAATCGCCCTACGCAACGGCTACCATGGTGACACATTTGGTGCGATGGCGACCTGCGACCCTGTTACAGGTATGCACCATTTATTTAATAAAGTATTACCCTCTCATATTTTTGTTGAATCGCCACCCACCGCATTTGGTGAAGCAGCCAGCGATGACGACCTATCAGCGATGACTGCTGCCTTGCAAGAGCATCATCATGAACTAGCCGCCGTCATTGTTGAGCCAGTTGTTCAAGGCGCTGGTGGAATGCGCTTTTACAGTGGCGACTACCTTCGCCGACTTCGATCATTATGCGATGAATACAATGTACTGCTAATTTTTGACGAGATTGCCACTGGGTTTGGCCGCACAGGGAAACTATTTGCCTGTGAGCATGCCGGAATTAGTCCTGACATTATGTGCCTCGGTAAAGCATTAACAGGAGGGTATTTATCTCTGGCAGCAACACTGTGTAACGACCGCATCGCAGAGGGAATTTGTCATGGTGAAGCGGGTGTATTCATGCATGGACCAACCTTTATGGGTAATCCACTAGCCTGCAGCATTGCCAATGCAAGCATTGAGCTACTGTTAAGCAGTGACTGGGAATCTAACATTCGACGAATTGAAAAAATACTTAGTCGAGAACTTAGTAAAGCAGTAAATTTACCCTCAGTGGCTGATGTTCGTTGTTTGGGGGCAATTGGGGTTATTGAGTTAAAAGACAGTGTCGACATGGCAAGCATCCAAGCCCGCTTCATTGATAAAGGAATATGGATTAGGCCTTTCGGAAAGTTAGTTTATACCATGCCGCCATATATTATTAACGACACTGACTTGATCCAGCTCTGTCAGCACCTTGTAGCCGCGGTAGCCGAAGAGGAATAA
- a CDS encoding class II fumarate hydratase — translation MTDYRIEHDSMGEVQVPQSVNYGAQTQRAINNFSISGLTLPRQFIHAIVRIKRCVAMVNREEELMSEPLFIAITSAADKLLTGDYDDQFPVDVFQTGSGTSTNMNVNEVIANLASEHGDLVVSPNDHINMSQSSNDVIPTAIHISAAMAIHENLIPAIDHLEVAIRAKSRDTGSMIKTGRTHLMDAMPLTVAQELGAWAEQVHKSGKRLHESKKSLCQLAQGGTAVGTGVNAPDLFAEKFCAAISLDTGLSFVPNPSLFEALSSQDTAVAVSGQLKTLAVSLLKISNDLRWMNSGPLSGLAEISLPALQPGSSIMPGKVNPVIPEAVAMASAQVIGNDSCITVAGQSGNFQLNVMLPLIAYNLLQSIDLMTNACRALADQCISDIVVNERVLSENLARNPILVTALNPVIGYLAAADIAKKAYAEQRPIIDVAEEMTDLSRERLSELLDPLKLV, via the coding sequence ATGACTGACTATCGAATAGAGCACGATAGCATGGGGGAGGTGCAGGTGCCTCAAAGCGTTAATTACGGTGCGCAAACACAGCGCGCAATTAATAATTTTTCCATTAGTGGTCTCACTCTGCCTCGCCAATTTATACACGCTATTGTGCGTATAAAGCGCTGTGTGGCAATGGTTAACCGCGAGGAAGAGCTGATGTCTGAGCCTTTGTTTATCGCAATAACCAGTGCTGCCGATAAACTTCTTACCGGAGATTATGACGATCAGTTTCCCGTTGATGTTTTTCAGACCGGAAGTGGCACCAGTACCAATATGAATGTTAATGAGGTAATCGCTAACCTTGCTAGCGAGCACGGTGATTTAGTGGTCAGCCCAAATGATCACATTAATATGAGCCAGAGTAGCAATGATGTGATTCCAACCGCTATTCATATTAGTGCAGCAATGGCGATCCATGAGAATTTAATACCCGCTATTGACCATCTAGAAGTGGCAATAAGAGCCAAATCTCGTGATACAGGGAGCATGATTAAAACCGGCCGAACTCATCTCATGGACGCCATGCCGTTGACTGTAGCTCAAGAATTAGGGGCTTGGGCGGAGCAGGTCCATAAATCAGGAAAACGATTACATGAATCGAAAAAAAGTTTATGTCAGCTGGCGCAAGGTGGTACTGCTGTAGGTACGGGGGTGAATGCACCTGATTTATTTGCTGAGAAGTTTTGTGCCGCCATCAGCTTGGATACTGGTTTATCTTTTGTGCCTAACCCTTCTTTATTTGAAGCATTATCGTCCCAAGATACGGCGGTAGCCGTGTCGGGACAGCTAAAAACGCTGGCGGTAAGTCTGCTTAAAATAAGCAATGATTTACGCTGGATGAATAGTGGTCCGCTTAGCGGCTTGGCCGAGATAAGCTTGCCGGCACTGCAACCGGGCAGCAGTATTATGCCTGGTAAAGTAAACCCAGTTATCCCTGAGGCAGTGGCGATGGCATCAGCTCAGGTTATCGGTAATGATAGCTGTATTACCGTGGCTGGTCAGTCAGGTAATTTCCAGCTCAATGTTATGCTCCCGCTCATTGCTTATAATTTATTGCAAAGTATCGATTTAATGACCAATGCTTGTCGGGCATTGGCGGATCAATGCATTTCAGACATTGTGGTAAATGAGCGTGTATTAAGTGAAAACCTTGCTAGAAACCCGATACTGGTAACCGCATTAAACCCAGTCATCGGGTATTTGGCGGCGGCTGATATCGCGAAAAAGGCTTATGCAGAGCAGCGTCCTATTATTGATGTTGCAGAAGAAATGACTGACTTGAGTCGTGAACGCTTGTCTGAACTTTTAGACCCTCTGAAGCTGGTATAA
- a CDS encoding thiol-disulfide oxidoreductase DCC family protein: MATQDDFFELETVNNVILFDGVCKLCHAWARFIIAFDKANTFKLASVQSPEGTAITDHYQLLPSNTVNIQYDTLYFLAKGRVYKKSTAVLHILAAMPYPWRIASIFRLIPLAIRDFLYDQLAKYRYTLFGKYKQCRLPSTNDKQRFLTFKKSAG; the protein is encoded by the coding sequence ATGGCTACACAAGACGATTTTTTTGAACTAGAGACAGTCAATAACGTCATTTTGTTTGACGGTGTCTGTAAACTTTGTCATGCATGGGCACGCTTTATTATTGCATTCGACAAAGCCAACACCTTTAAATTGGCCTCAGTACAATCACCCGAAGGCACCGCAATTACCGACCACTATCAGTTGCTACCCAGTAATACCGTGAATATTCAGTACGACACCCTGTATTTTCTTGCCAAAGGTCGAGTGTATAAAAAAAGTACCGCCGTTTTGCACATTTTAGCCGCTATGCCCTACCCATGGAGAATAGCCAGTATATTCCGCTTAATACCCCTAGCCATTCGCGATTTTCTCTATGACCAGCTTGCAAAATATCGCTACACCTTATTCGGCAAATACAAACAATGTAGATTACCTAGCACCAATGACAAACAACGATTTTTAACGTTTAAAAAATCAGCCGGCTAA
- a CDS encoding arylesterase, which translates to MMKKNSLSWSQGLHLLRNKLVAYSVFSLIILASTPFSYGSTDPKILVLGDSLSAAYGIAQKEGWVNLLKSQVSSDTTIINASISGETTAGGLQRLPTLLKEHQPDIVVIELGGNDGLRGYPILSIRNNLKQMITTSTQTGAQVLLLGMKIPPNYGKRYTQAFEQNYTVLADELDLPLIPFLLESIAGNTSLMQKDGIHPTAEAQPIIVQNVLPMLREMLD; encoded by the coding sequence ATGATGAAAAAAAATTCCCTAAGTTGGTCGCAAGGTTTACATCTTTTACGAAATAAGCTTGTTGCTTACAGCGTATTTAGCCTGATCATCCTAGCCAGCACACCCTTTTCGTACGGCTCTACTGACCCTAAAATATTGGTTCTTGGCGACAGCCTAAGTGCTGCCTATGGTATAGCCCAAAAAGAGGGCTGGGTGAATCTCCTGAAAAGCCAAGTAAGCAGTGATACCACCATTATCAACGCAAGCATTAGCGGTGAAACCACCGCGGGTGGATTACAACGTCTGCCAACACTACTGAAAGAACATCAGCCGGACATCGTTGTCATTGAGCTTGGCGGCAATGACGGTCTTCGCGGCTACCCTATTTTAAGCATACGTAATAACTTAAAGCAGATGATCACCACGAGTACCCAAACCGGCGCCCAAGTCCTGTTACTTGGAATGAAAATACCGCCAAATTATGGAAAACGATATACACAGGCTTTTGAGCAAAACTATACGGTTTTAGCCGACGAGCTTGACCTACCCTTGATACCTTTTTTACTGGAATCAATTGCCGGCAACACCTCGCTTATGCAAAAAGACGGCATCCACCCTACAGCTGAAGCCCAGCCTATAATAGTACAGAACGTATTACCCATGCTGCGAGAGATGTTGGATTAA
- a CDS encoding ABC transporter ATP-binding protein, whose translation MIRVNNLCKTVVTGGQELDILKGINFKIKAGESVAIVGASGAGKSTLLGLLAGLDDASSGDIILHEENLSLMNEDERAALRAKHVGFVFQSFQLLAGMTALENVMLPLELAGHRSPASTAKKFLDKVGLADRAGHYPRVLSGGEQQRVALARAFAVEPNILFADEPTGNLDEQTGQRIIDLLFELNKQSKTTLVLVTHELGLARRCERTLLMHDGLLTETPSDSDSSL comes from the coding sequence ATGATTCGCGTTAATAATCTCTGTAAAACGGTTGTCACCGGCGGCCAAGAATTAGACATACTGAAAGGGATTAACTTTAAAATCAAGGCGGGTGAAAGTGTCGCCATCGTTGGTGCATCGGGTGCGGGTAAGTCTACCTTGTTGGGTCTTCTTGCGGGCTTAGATGATGCGAGTAGCGGCGATATTATTCTACACGAAGAAAATCTAAGTTTGATGAATGAGGATGAGCGCGCAGCATTGAGGGCAAAGCACGTTGGATTTGTGTTTCAGTCCTTTCAGTTATTGGCGGGGATGACGGCTTTAGAGAATGTAATGCTACCTCTTGAGCTGGCTGGCCATCGCTCGCCGGCAAGTACAGCAAAGAAATTTCTCGATAAGGTCGGCCTTGCTGACCGTGCAGGGCATTATCCTAGGGTCTTGTCTGGCGGAGAGCAGCAACGAGTGGCTTTGGCCAGAGCGTTTGCCGTTGAACCAAATATACTGTTTGCTGACGAGCCCACCGGTAACTTAGATGAGCAAACGGGTCAGCGTATTATTGATTTATTGTTTGAATTAAATAAGCAAAGTAAAACGACCTTAGTCCTCGTAACCCATGAACTTGGTTTGGCGCGGCGTTGTGAGCGTACTTTGTTAATGCACGACGGGCTATTAACCGAAACGCCGTCTGACTCGGATTCATCGCTATGA